A segment of the Streptomyces pactum genome:
GCTCGCCAGCGCACGCCGACGTACACCGACACGCACGCACACCCACCGGCACCCCGCCCGCTACGGAGGAGACCCTGTGACCGAGCGCAAGCCACGCAAGGACGCCGCCCGCAACAGGGCGGCCGTCCTCGCGGCCGCCGACGCCCTCTTCGTCCGCCGCGAGAGCCCGGAGGACGTCACCATGGCGGACGTCGCGGCAGCGGCCGGAGTCGGCAAGGGAACGCTCTTCCGGGCCTTCGGCGACCGGACCGGGCTGATCAAGGCGCTGTACGCGGCACGGATGGAACCGATCGAGCAGGCCGTCGAGACGGGTCCGCCCCCGCTGGGCCCCGGCACTCCCCCGGCGCAGCGCGTCCCCGCCGTGCTCGACGCGCTCCTGTGCTTCAAACTCGACAACCGCCCCCTCGCGCTGGCCCTGGAGGCCTCCGGCGGCGACAGCCCGTACGGGGCGAGCCACTACGAGCGCTGGCACGCCTTGCTGCGGACCATGCTGGAGCGGGTTCCCGGCCTCACCGACGGCGACTTCGCCGCCCACGCGCTGCTCGCCGCCGTCCGGGCCGACCTGGTCGAGCACCTGGCCGGCCGGGAGGACGTGCCCCGCGAACGGATGCGGGCCCGACTGGCCGACTTCGCCGCCCGGGTACTCGGCACAACTTGGGCCGGGGCCTGACGTCCGGGACGCGGCCCGTGCGCCGCCGAGGCCGTGTTCAGGCGACCTGGCCGCTGTGCAGCGCCGTGTACGCCCCTCCCCTGCCCAGCAGTTCGTCGTGGGTGCCGGCCTCCTGGATCCGGCCCTCGCCCATGACCACGATCCGGTCCGCGCCGCGCACCGTGGACAGCCGGTGGGCGACGACGAACGTGGTGCGTCCGCGCAGCAGCTTGGCCAGCGCCTGCTGGACGAGCGCCTCCGAGCGCGTGTCCAGCGCCGAGGTGGCCTCGTCGAGGATGAGCACCCTGGGGTCCCGGATGAGGGCGCGGGCGATGGCAAGACGCTGGCGCTGGCCGCCGGAGAGCCGTGCGCCGTGCTCCCCGACCAGGGTGTCGAGGCCCTGCGGCAGCCGGTCGACGAACTCCAGCGCGTTGGCGTCGCGCAGGGCAGCCCGCACCGTCTCCTCGTCGGCGTCGTCCATGCCGTAGGCGACGTTCTCCCGGACCGTGCCGTCGAAGAGGATGGACTCCTGCGGCACCACCGAGACGAAGCGCCGGTACGTGCGCAGGTCGAGGGTGTTCATGTCGGTGCCGTCGAGCAGCAGCCGGCCCGAGGTCGGCCGCAGGAAGCCGATGACCAGGTTGAGGACGGTGGACTTGCCGGCACCGGAGGCCCCCACCAGGGCGACGGTCTCGCCGGGCTGGACCGTGAGCGTGAAGTCGCTCACCGCGGGCCGCCCGTCACTCTCGTAGACGTGCCCGACGCCCTCGAAGGTGACGGCGCCGCGCAGGGCGGCGAGCTCCGCCTTGCCCTCGTTGTCCTCCAACTCGGGAGCCTGGAGCACCTCGCCGACCGAACGGACGGACTCCAGGCCCTTGGTGATGACCGGGGCCAGCCCCGCCAACGTTGTCGTGGAGCCGGTGAGGGTGGTCAGGAAGGCGCTGAGCATGACGACGTCGCCTGCGGTGACGCCCCAGACGCCGTGGTACGAGATCAGCGCGGCGCCCGTGAGGACCAGTACGCCGACCACGTTGAGCACGACCCAGGAGAGGGAGCCGAAGCGGCCGTTGACGAGGTCGAGACGCATTCCGGAGGTCAGCAGGCGGTCCAGGGTGCCGTCCATGCGGCGCAGTGCCTTGCCCTCCAGGCCGTGGGCGCGGGTGACCGGGATGAGCCGGGTCATCTCCGTGACCCGGGACGACAGCGCCTCCACCTCGTGGCGGAAGTGCTCGTTGTGGGAGCGCAGCCGGGCGCGGAGGCGGGCCACGAGGAGGGAGGCGGCGGGCACGACGACCAGGAAGACGGGCAGGAACTCCGGTGTGCGCACGCCGATGATGACCAGGCCGCCGGTGAGCACGGTGACCGCGCCGAGCCCCGTCTCGGCGGTCTGCTGCACCATCTGCTCCACGGTCTCCACGTCCCGGACCACCTTGGCCTGCAGGACGCCCGCGCTGACGCGCGAGTGGTAGCCGATGGAGAGCTGCTGCATGCGCGTGCACAGCGCGGACCGCAGGGCGGTGCCCATACGGCGCACGCTGCCGTACAGGAGGCGGACGTACAGCAGGTGCAGCGGGTAGTTGACCACCAGGATGAACATGATGATCCCGGTGCTGGTCCACAGATCGCCGATCGGGCCGTGCTGCACGACCGTGTCGATGATCGACGCGGTGACGAGGGGCAGCAGCCAGACGGGACTGTGTTTGACCGTGAAGACCGCGACCGCCCCCGCCAGACGGCGGCGGTCGGCGCGCAGGAGGTAGACGAGCGTGCGTATCGGGTGTTCGCCCCGGTAGCGGTGGTCGAGCGGCTTTTCGGGCGGCGACGCCATGGGCGTGGTCCTCCTGGTGACCGAGTGGGGCAAGCGCTTTCCTTCCGCGCTTTCCTACCCCTTCGGCGAGGAGTACGCCACACCGTTCCGCGGGCCGGAACGGCGTACGAGACGGTGTGGCGGTGGGTCGGTGTGCCGGTGCGTCGTGCGGAGACCCGCGCCTTCTCCCCCGTGGAGGGCGCGGGCCTCAGTCTCCGAGTGTGCGGGCCAGTTCGGTCGTGGCCCGCGCGATCTCACTGTCGCCCTCGGCCAGCAGCCGCTCGAGCCCGTCCCGCCGGGCGCGGACGGCCTGCCGCGCCGCGCGCTCCCACGCCACGGGGTTCTCCCGGTGGTTGAGCAGCTTGGGGTAGGCGGCGGCGGTGGTCTCCCACTGGCGGGCGTCGGCGATGTTCTTGAGCAACTGGATGATCTGCGCCCGGCAGCTCACCTGGGGCCACTGCGCCAGTTCCCACAGGAAGGGAACGGTCGCGGCGGTGGCCTGTTCGACGACGAAGCCGTACTGGCAGATGCGTTTGCGCAGATCGCCGAGGGCGGCACGGGCGGTCTCGGCG
Coding sequences within it:
- a CDS encoding TetR family transcriptional regulator, with the translated sequence MTERKPRKDAARNRAAVLAAADALFVRRESPEDVTMADVAAAAGVGKGTLFRAFGDRTGLIKALYAARMEPIEQAVETGPPPLGPGTPPAQRVPAVLDALLCFKLDNRPLALALEASGGDSPYGASHYERWHALLRTMLERVPGLTDGDFAAHALLAAVRADLVEHLAGREDVPRERMRARLADFAARVLGTTWAGA
- a CDS encoding ABC transporter ATP-binding protein is translated as MASPPEKPLDHRYRGEHPIRTLVYLLRADRRRLAGAVAVFTVKHSPVWLLPLVTASIIDTVVQHGPIGDLWTSTGIIMFILVVNYPLHLLYVRLLYGSVRRMGTALRSALCTRMQQLSIGYHSRVSAGVLQAKVVRDVETVEQMVQQTAETGLGAVTVLTGGLVIIGVRTPEFLPVFLVVVPAASLLVARLRARLRSHNEHFRHEVEALSSRVTEMTRLIPVTRAHGLEGKALRRMDGTLDRLLTSGMRLDLVNGRFGSLSWVVLNVVGVLVLTGAALISYHGVWGVTAGDVVMLSAFLTTLTGSTTTLAGLAPVITKGLESVRSVGEVLQAPELEDNEGKAELAALRGAVTFEGVGHVYESDGRPAVSDFTLTVQPGETVALVGASGAGKSTVLNLVIGFLRPTSGRLLLDGTDMNTLDLRTYRRFVSVVPQESILFDGTVRENVAYGMDDADEETVRAALRDANALEFVDRLPQGLDTLVGEHGARLSGGQRQRLAIARALIRDPRVLILDEATSALDTRSEALVQQALAKLLRGRTTFVVAHRLSTVRGADRIVVMGEGRIQEAGTHDELLGRGGAYTALHSGQVA